A DNA window from Panicum virgatum strain AP13 unplaced genomic scaffold, P.virgatum_v5 scaffold_1805, whole genome shotgun sequence contains the following coding sequences:
- the LOC120694029 gene encoding uncharacterized protein LOC120694029 — translation MILDFIDLSSDDDKVVTQYVDLISDEGDFEREHLAYGQGDAAQGITFLKQEFVADDGQAEAAQCTGTLQMQELGAYDGQANAAQSTNTMQELTVDDGQGDAAQGTATLQVLAQKTKEAEITEQNLLPQAIKINAEHTESVRKDLLRGCLHSVGSDLTCTWELPELQQNVSMQSGQEAAAVDKDPRTPTSVREPAVPVCSLESGVLEQGIKKSITGADEMQSTQDKCSNGAATKGKGKGTEVAVGESSSGAGKWVVSKTESGAAVTDPLGGSTPKRLRTAGSVVAGAGWASTVEELVQQAAGRLVQQAKAGNTSASMVVDAVLELLGDALGVASPLAGSSDTAVVMALGAVYKQLTMKRLNEGVAVETTRDL, via the exons ATGATACTGGACTTTATTGACCTGTCCAGTGATGATGATAAGGTGGTTACACAATATGTTGACTTGATTAGTGACGAGGGCGATTTTGAAAGAGAGCATCTTGCTTATGGACAAGGTGATGCTGCTCAGGGCATAACATTTCTTAAACAGGAGTTCGTTGCAGAtgatggacaagctgaagctgcCCAGTGCACAGGGACATTACAGATGCAAGAACTTGGAGCATATGATGGACAAGCCAATGCTGCCCAGAGCACAAATACTATGCAAGAACTTACTGTAGATGATGGGCAAGGCGATGCTGCCCAGGGCACAGCGACATTACAG GTGCTGGCTCAGAAGACAAAGGAGGCAGAGATCACGGAACAGAATTTGCTGCCTCAA GCCATCAAAATCAATGCAGAGCATACTGAATCTGTGCGCAAAGACCTTCTGAGAG GTTGCCTCCACTCAGTTGGGTCTGATCTTACTTGTACCTGGGAGCTTCCAGAGCTGCAGCAGAATGTGTCCATGCAGAGCGGCCAAGAAGCTGCGGCAGTGGACAAGGATCCCAGGACTCCTACAAGTGTGCGTGAG CCGGCTGTGCCTGTTTGTTCCCTGGAGAGTGGAGTGCTTGAACAGGGAATCAAAAAGTCCATAACTGGTGCTGATGAGATGCAATCTACCCAGGATAAGTGCTCCAATGGGGCTGCAACAAAGGGCAAAGGGAAGGGGACAGAGGTAGCTGTTGGTGAGTCATCCAGTGGAGCTGGCAAATGGGTGGTTAGTAAAACAG AGAGCGGTGCTGCAGTGACCGACCCTCTGGGTGGCTCGACCCCGAAGAGGCTGAGGACCGCAGGCTCTGTTGTAGCAGGTGCTGGCTGGGCTTCAACAGTTGAGGAGTTGGTGCAGCAGGCGGCTGGGCGTCTGGTGCAGCAGGCGAAGGCGGGCAACACCAGTGCTAGCATGGTCGTGGATGCTGTGTTGGAGCTGTTGGGTGACGCGTTGGGTGTGGCATCTCCGCTGGCCGGGTCCTCGGACACGGCGGTGGTGATGGCGCTGGGCGCCGTGTACAAGCAGCTGACAATGAAGAGGCTCAACGAGGGAGTCGCAGTGGAGACTACAAGGGACCTGTAG